Proteins encoded together in one Triticum dicoccoides isolate Atlit2015 ecotype Zavitan chromosome 7B, WEW_v2.0, whole genome shotgun sequence window:
- the LOC119338539 gene encoding F-box protein At5g07610-like, whose protein sequence is MADGPKDIGNRRKPTEGLTEDLLIEILSRVPYRSLCRFKRVSKQWRGIISHPDNRKVLPQYHLQELTGFLYKRQHPITGCFLGRNFAHVSAGDSPRIRPSLPFLPDCHQFHLLDSCNGLLLCRRFETPESWEFDYVMCNPATEKWVVLPGFFGNWQTARLGFDPAVSSHFHVFHFLEHEIDGYPDDDDYESDGHVKGVEIYSSETRAWSHKDNAWGFPTRIARDSKSAFVNGFLHLITAEDAVVAVDVEGTTWRVIPMPCNLFGSTIDLAVG, encoded by the coding sequence ATGGCGGACGGCCCCAAGGACATCGGTAATAGGCGGAAGCCAACGGAGGGACTCACCGAAGACCTCCTCATCGAGATCCTGTCGCGTGTGCCGTACAGATCGCTGTGCCGCTTCAAGCGCGTCTCCAAGCAGTGGCGCGGCATCATATCCCACCCCGACAACCGCAAGGTGCTGCCGCAGTACCATCTCCAAGAACTCACCGGCTTCCTCTACAAGCGCCAGCACCCCATCACGGGCTGTTTCTTAGGTCGCAACTTCGCCCATGTCTCGGCGGGAGACAGCCCTCGTATCCGCCCTTCCCTCCCCTTCCTGCCTGACTGTCATCAGTTCCACCTTCTGGACAGCTGCAACGGCCTGCTCCTCTGCCGCCGCTTCGAGACCCCTGAGTCGTGGGAATTTGATTACGTCATGTGCAATCCTGCCACGGAGAAGTGGGTCGTCTTGCCCGGCTTCTTCGGCAATTGGCAGACAGCTCGCCTGGGTTTCGACCCGGCCGTCTCCTCGCACTTCCATGTGTTTCACTTCCTGGAACACGAAATAGATGGGTATCCTGACGATGATGATTACGAAAGTGATGGACACGTCAAAGGGGTTGAGATCTACTCGTCGGAAACCAGGGCCTGGAGTCACAAGGACAACGCTTGGGGCTTCCCAACTAGAATAGCGCGTGATTCTAAAAGTGCCTTTGTCAATGGTTTTCTGCATTTGATCACCGCCGAGGATGCGGTGGTGGCAGTGGATGTGGAGGGAACTACTTGGAGGGTTATTCCTATGCCATGCAATCTGTTTGGCTCTACAATAGATCTTGCTGTCGGGTAg